The following DNA comes from Oncorhynchus masou masou isolate Uvic2021 chromosome 21, UVic_Omas_1.1, whole genome shotgun sequence.
ctcccctTACTCTGgcagatctcacacacacacacacatatgttatGGGTGATTAGGCTGGCTGAGCTGTTGGCCAGAAGCCTtctgagggagagaagagaggggggttggagagagtgtgtgtgtgtatagatgtgtagatgTTGTATCTAGATTTACCACTAGGAGGCAGAGTGTGTTGAGTTGAGCAGCGCAGAGGGCTCAAGCAGCGGGGAGGAGCAGACGGTTCAAAGgcagctgtggtgtgtgtgtgtgagttgatcAGTGGAATGAAgcgcacagacagacagttagagaAGCAGGCGGTGGAAGGCTGAATTGTTACCACAGCTCCACATGGATGAGGATTAATTAATTCGATTATCACACAATTACTTCTCAACacgcacccccacacacacacacacacacaggtatgttAGCTGGAAGATGCTGCATTAACTCATAACAAGCCACTGTCTCCCTAGATGACCGTGGTGAGTCAGCCATGCAGGAGAtgcagagggcgagagagagagggggatgaagagaggctagaggagaagaggaacaGGAACGGATTCCACAGCTGCCGCTGGTCGTGAGGAGCACCTGGTATGAGAGGGGATAGAGTGTTTcctagagaggaggaaggggaggagggatggaggggaggctGTCGTGCAGTGACAGGCTCTAATGGCTCCTCGCTCcctgagagagtcagagacagaaacacagcggctgaggagggacaggaggtatTTGGAAAGTGAAGTGGGATCAGAGGAGGAGGGTGTGTTTTGGTTTGGGACGAAAGGAACGGGAGTAACATGGCCGCTCAGTCTgatggagggggatggggaggaacgggggagggggtgggggaggggctgtttgatggagacacagagggagactgTCAGCCTCTGGAATCTGCAGCCATTCACATCTGTCTCTGTTGccactctgctgtctgctattGGGGCTGTCGCTCCAACTGCCTGGGAAACCTGCTGGGGGAGGACACTactgggtaagtgtgtgtgtgtagtatgatAATTGTCTCTGCTATTCTCATTTTTACCCTTTTACCATTATTATTATGATCATTCCTATTATAGAGGGATTGGAGGGACCGGAGTTGGCAGGGGTAACGATTTAAGGGAGACTCGCTGCCCGCCAGAGGAGGGCCTGTGGCTGGACTGCCTCTGGCTGATCCTGGCTCTTCTCGTCTTCTTTTGGGATGTGGGAACAGACCTACTTCTCGCTGCGGACTACTACACCAGACAGGACTATCTGTGGTTTGGTCTGACGCTTTTTCTTGTACTGGTGCCGTCGATGGTAGTTCAGATCCTGAGCTTCCGCTGGTTCATCCAGGACTACAGTGGAGAGTGTCTGACAACCTGGCTGGGGACAGTGGACTGCagcaagggaggagagagagaaaagctgaCCAGGCGAGGGCCAGCCGAACAAACATGGATTTATCCCGGGACAGACCGGGTAAGAGTGGCCTCAGTGTGGCTGTGGCAGATCACCATACACATTCTACAGCTGGGACAGGTCTGGAGGTAAGGACAGAGCATGtcaccctgttctctcctcctctactgtccATACAATAGACCACATGTTCACCTCGCCTCACACACACTTTATGTGAGTTTGCCTGCATGCATCTGTGTTTGCAGTTTACCTCCCTTAGATAATATTtgtattaatattttttttttacctttatttaaccaggtaagctagttgagcacaagttctcatttacaactgcgacctggccaagataaagcaaagcagtgcgacagaaacaacaacacagagttacacatggaataaacaagcgtacagtcaatagcacaataaaaaaataaaaaagtctatatacagtgtgtgcaaatggcatgaggaggtaaggcaataaataggcaatagtagcaaagtaattacaatttagcagattaacactggagtgatagatgagcagatgatgacgagcagatgatggtgtgtaagtagtgatactggtgtgcaaaagagcagcaaagtaaataaaaataatatggggatgaggtaggtagattgggtgggctatttacagatgcagcgatcagttagctgctcagatagctgatgtttaaagttagtgagggaaatgtaagtcttcagcttcagcgatttttgcaattcgttccagtcactggcagcagagaactgggaggaaaggcggccaaaggaggtgttggctttggggatgacccgtgagatgtacctgctggagcgtgtgctacggatgggtgttgttatcgtgaccaatgagctgagataaggcagactttacctagcatagaccttatagatgacctggagtcagtgggtctggcgaggaatatgtagcaagggccagccgactagagcatacaggtcgcagtggtgggtggtaaaaggcgctttggtaacaaaacggatggcactgtgatggcatccaatttgctgagtagagtattggaagctattttgtagatgacatcgacgaaagtcgaggatcggtaggatagtcagttttactagggtaagtttggcggtgtgagtgaaggaggctttgttgcgaaatagatagctgattctagatttgattttggatcggagatgtttgatatgaatctggaaggagagtttacagtctagccagacacctaagtatttgtagttgtccatgtattctaggtcagaaccgccccgagtagtgatgctagtcaggcgggcaggtgcaggcagggaatggttgaaaagcatgcatttggttttgctagcgtttaagagcagctgaaggccacagaaggagtgaaGTATGGCATTGAATCTCGTTTGgatgttagttaacacagtgtccaaagaagggccaagatgtatacagaatggtgtcgtcttcgTGACACTCTTGTTTGGGTCTAGCTTTCCAAtttttagggatctcggacgaaatgaaagagaggttgaacagactggtaataggggttgcaacaatggcggcagaaagagagggtccagattgtcaagcccatctgatttgtacgggtccaggttttgcagctctttcagaacatctgcgatctggatttgggtgaaggagaagctggggaggcttgggcaagtagttgtgaggggtgcagagctgttggccggggttggggtagccaggaagaaagcatggccagccgtagagaaatgcttattgacattttagattatcatggatttattggtggtaaCCGTGtcgcctagcctcagtgcagtgggctgctgggaggaggtgctcttgtactccatggactttacagtgtctcaaAAAATGTggggagttagagctacaggatgaaaatttctgtttgaaaatgctggcctttgctttcctgactgactgtgtgaattggttcctgacttccctgaacagttgtatatatcgcggggactattcaatgctattgcagtccgccactgGATGTTTTGTGCCGGtcgagagtgagagagtgaggtcaCGGCCAGGGATCAGCCATTATTGATGGCGACCTTGGAGCAATTGGGGGTTAAGTGCTTTGTTCAAGGACaacggcagatttttcacctattcgtctcagggatttgaaccagcgacctttttagtaactggcccaacactctttaCCAGTAGgccacccacgcacgcacgcacacgaacacacacacacacacacacacacacacacacacacacacacacacacacacacacacacacacacacacacacacacacacacacacacacacacacacacacacacacacacacacacacacacacacacacacacacacacagcgctctaAAAGCAGGCAACACTGAATTACAGTCAGTAGCATTAGCAAGGTTACTCAAACAATCCAAATGGCCATATAAGCGACAAAGGGCACATGTGTAGAACATGGACAGAAGCTGCATTGACCTGAATAAAGCTTATTTCCCCACTGTTTGGTAAAACAGTTTTAAACTATTTGGGCTCAATCGATTTTCATCTTCTCTTGCATTTGCGCTACACCCTGACTGAACACCAATAGTCAAAGCCcccccaaccacacacacacacacacacactctctcgctcCCGCTCTCTTTCAGATTAATCTTTAATGGCCTAAGTGCCTGAGGGAGATGTTGAGTGGGTTTAAGAGCgggtgtgcatgcgtgtgtgtgtgatgggggttGGGAGGCAGCTCAGTGATTTGTAAATGAGAGTTGTCTGAGGAGCGTTTGGACCGTCCACGTTTGTCTAGTAATGCACTGAGCATTCAAATACATGGTGGGGTGGGGGctctggctgactggatgacaCCTGTATGACTGTTTGACACACACACCGGGTTGTGTGGTTTCTTGCATGTTTTTATAAAGGCTCACAGTGAAAATAACAACCCTGCTCCTCCCCAgtggtgtgtgtctgcatgtgtgccCATGTGTAACACTTTCCCTAATGGTGTGGCCTGTCCCAAAGAGTGGTGTGTGTGGAATGGTTCAGTCTGATTGAGATAGATCACTGTGAGATGGAGCATCGGAGTAGAAGGAAGAAAACACACATAACAGTAGTGAAGGGGGaggggactgagggagagagcgagagagtgaaagGATGGATAACAACAAACTTTTTACGCAAATTAAACACAAATCAataagttctctctctcttcttcctctgttgTGATGTGGCATTTTTCAGGTTTCTCTGGTGaaatgtgtgtctgcatgtgtgtgtttctaagtGGCCAGTGAATTATTGATGTCATATGAAATTTGCTCATATGATGCAGCTCAGATGGTTGTATGAGCATGACTacgcacatgcatacacacaaacacacacacccacagcctgGGGCACTCCGTAATTGACATTATTCATTCAAACaggttctatctctctctctctctgggccatgATGGCGGTATTACAGGGACCATGATGATTGACGTCTCACCTCCAACTTCTGACCCCCAGGTATATCCGTACGTTGTACCTGGGTATCCAGTCCCACCGTATGAAGGAGCTTAAGGAGGCCCAGAGGAGGTTCTACTGGGCCATGATGTTTGAGTATGCAGACGTCAACATGCTGCGGCTACTGGAGACCTTCCTGGAGTCAGCTCCTCAACTAGTACTACAGCTCTGTATTATGATACAGCAGAACCGGGCTGAGACTCTACagtgtatgtatacacacacagttcacacacagtacacattacacacactcactcttcaACTAGCATTACCAAGATGAgaatcaatccctctctctctaggtatatCTAGTCTAGGCTCTCTTCTGTCTCTATCCTGGGTGTTGGCTTCGTACCACAAGCTCCTGCGTGACTCCAGGGACGACCAGCGCAGTCTGAGTTACCGCGGTGCCCTTCTACACCTTCTCTGGCGCCTCTTCACCATCTCCTCCCgcgttctctctctcgccctcttcgCCTCCCTCTTCCACCTGTACTTTGGCATCTTTGTGGTGCTCCACTGGTGTGGCATGGCACTGTGGGTGGTGCATGGAGGAACAGACTTCTGTATGTCTcgctgggaggaggtgctattTAACATGGTGGTGGGGATCGTCTACATCTTCTGTTGGTTCAACGTCAAGGAGGGACACACCAGGGGACGCATGGTTGCTTACTACTCTGTGGTACTGGCTGAGAACACACTTCTCACCGGACTGTGgtatgtagacagacagacacacctatGTGTTTTATCATCTAATAGGTGTATCTATCTTAATCAGTGCAGAGAcaaatgtgtgtgcgtgcatatcaTAAtagttgcatgtgtgtgtgttacaggtatgTGTATCGTGACCATGCAGACACAGACAACTATGCGGTGCCAGCGTTGTGTGGTGTCTACCTGTCCTTTGCGGGTGGAGTACTGGTGATGCTTCTATACTACGGCCTTCtccacccctcacacacacaccccaccccggCCTCAACCTGCTGTGACGAGCTGCTGTGGGGTAACCCCCTGCCCCCCTCCGCCACGCCAACCCCAGCCCATCTGGCCACCCCTTCCCACAGTGATGACGTCATCGCAGACAGCTGTCTGCCGGTGTTCCAGGTGCGTTCAGAGCCCCCCACCTCACGCCATTTCGAGGGTCCTCTGATAAAGATTGACATGCCCAGGAAACGTTACCCGGCCTGGGACGCTCACTATGTGGACAGACGGCTGCGAAGAACCATCAACCTACTGCAGTACCTGACGCCTGCAGCCGCAGGCATTCGATACAGGGACAGATCTCTGCTCTATGAACTACTGCAGTACGAGTCTTCTCTctgacacacatatacatatacatacagttgaagtcggaagtttacatatacttaggttggagtcattaaaactcttttttcaaccactccacaaatttcttgttaaactatagttttggcaagtcggttaggacatctactttctgcatgacacaagtaatttttcaacaattgtttacagacagattatttcacttataattcactgtatcacaattccagtgtgtcagaagtttacatacactaagttgactatgcctttaaacaccttagaaaattccagaaaattatgttatggcttcATAAGATTCTGACATCATaagacatcatttgagtcaattggaggtgtacctgtggattttttcaaggcctaccttcaaaatcagtgcctctttgcttgacaccatgggaaaatcaaaagaaatcagccaataactcagaaaaaaaattgtagacctccacaagtctggttcatccttgggagcaatttccaaacgcctgaaggtaccacgatcatctgtacaaacaatagtacgcaagtataaacaccatgggaccacgcagccgtcataccgctcaggaaggagacgcgttttgtctcctagagatgaacgtactttggtgcaaaaagtgcaaatcaatcccagaacaacagcaaaggaccttctgaagattctggaggaaacaggtacaaaagtatctatatccacagtaaaacaagtcctatattaacataacctgaaaggccactcagcaaggaagaagccacggctccaaaaccgccataaaaaagccagactatggtttgcaaatgcacatggagacaaggatcatactttttggagaaatttcctctggtctgatgaaacaaaaatagaaatgtttggccataatgaccatcgttatgtttggaggaaaaagggggaggcttgcaagccaaagaacaccatcccaaacgtgaagcacgggggtggcagcatcatgttttgggggtgctttgatgaaggagggactggtgcacttcacaaaatagaggaggaaattatgtggatatattgaagcaacatctcaagacaacagtcaggaagttaaagcttggtcgcaaatggatcttccaaatggacaatgaccccaagcatacttccaaagttgtggcaaaatggcttaaggacaacaaagtcaaggtattggagtgactcagttacaccagctctatcaggaggaaggtgccaaaattcactcaacgtattgtgggaagcttgtggaaggctacccaaaacttttgacccaagttacacaatttaaaggcaatgttaccacatactaattgagtgtatgtaaacttctgacccattgggaatgtgatgaaagaaataagagctgaaataaataattctctctgctattattctgacatttcacattcttaaaataaagtggtgatcctaactgaactaaaacagggaatttttattaggatttaatgttaggaattgtgaaaactgagtttaaatgtatttggctaaggtgtttgtaaacttccgacttcaactctatatacATGTGCGCACATGTAGCCGatttgaaatggctagctagtcagTGGTGCGTGCTTGTAGCGTTCGGTGACATCACCTGCTCTGAGACCtaaactgaacagaaatataaatgcaacatgcgaCAATTTCTAAGAGcttactgagttacagtacatataagggaatcagtcaactgaaataaataaattaggccctaatctatagattttacatgactgggaataaagatCTGCATCTGTTGTTCACAGATACCTTTTAAAAACAGCTagaggcatggatcagaaaaccagtccgtattTGGTGTGcctaccatttgcctcatgcagcgcgacacatctccttcacatagagttgatcgggctgttgattgtggcctgtggaatgttgtcccactcctcttcaatggctgtgcgatgttgctggatattggcgggaaatgGTACACTCAGTCGTAGACGTCGatgcagagcatcccaaacatgcttaatgggtgacattatcagcttccaggaattgtgtacagttcCTTGTGACATTGGGCTGTCTATTATcttactgaaacatgaggtgatggattaatggcatgacaatgggcctcgggaTATCTTTAAGATATCTCTGAGCATTCAAAttaccatcgataaaatgcaattgtgttcgttgtccatagcttatgcctgcccataccctaaccacaccgccaccatggggcactctgttcattgaaatcagcaaaccgctcaccctcATGGCGCCatactgtctgccatctgcccggtacagttgaaatcaGGATTCAcgcgtgaagagcacacttctccagcatgccagcggtcatcgaaggtgagcatttgcccactgaagtctgttacaatgccgaactgcagtcatgTCAAGACCCTcgtgaggacaacgagcacgcagatgagcttccctgagacggtttctgacattCTGTgtagaaattcttcggttgtgcaaacccacagtttcatcagctgtccgggtggctggtctcagacaatcccgtaggtgaagaagccggatgtggaggtcctaggctggcgtggttacacatggtctgtgttgtgtgacaaaactgcacattttagagtggccttttattgttcccagcacaaggtgcacctgtgtaattatcatgctatttaatcagcttcttgatatgccacacctgccaagtggatggattatctaaCACACCATGTGccattagctaacacaacatgtgattggaacacaggagtgatggttgctgataatgggcctctgtacacctatgtagatattccataaaaaatcagccatttccagcaacaaaagtaatttacaacatttaggatgtatttcggatcaatttgatgttattttaatggacaaaacaattgcttttctttcaaaaacaaggacatttctaagtgaccccaaacttttgaacggtagtgtatatataaatagcTGCTTGAAAGCAGACTTCTAGCTGTGAGTTTATATTCTCTTCAGTTTGGATAACTGGAtgtgtatacagtgtgtacaaaACATTCCTAAAATTGAGTTGCCTCCCCTTTTGCCCTCCGaaaagcctcaatttgtcaggacttggactctacaaggtgtcgaaatgttccacagggatgccggcccatgttgactccaatgcctcccacagttgtgtcaagttggctggatgtcctttgggtggtggatcatccTTGATACACACACGAAACTGTTGGttgtgaaaaacacagcagtgttgcagttcttgacacactcaaactggtgtgcctggcacctactaccataccccgtttaaaggcacttaaatattttgtcttgcccattcaccctctgaatggaacacatacacaatccatgtctcaattgactCAAGGTTTAAAAGTCCTTCTTtgacctttctcctcctcttcatctacactgatttaagtggatttaaccagtgacatcaataagggatcatagctttcacctggtcagtatatgtcatggaaagattttctgtactcagtgtatatttcaaTGTACAGAGATGTGTGTACAACGTGTGTTGTGACTGAGCTGTGAGTTCAGCAGTCTGTTATGTTTGCTTGTTTGTCTGCTCAGAAGGGTACAACATTACAGAACTTTAagatagaaatgtattgtgtagacCAGATATGATTGTCTGTCATGTAGTTACGGGATATGTCGTGCTCTTTCTGATAACCTCATATCTGAGGTTGTCATGGTAACAGAGACCTTTACCTAAATTCACCTGACAATCCCTCCACCAATCAACACTAAG
Coding sequences within:
- the LOC135508104 gene encoding XK-related protein 6-like, whose product is MAAQSDGGGWGGTGEGVGEGLFDGDTEGDCQPLESAAIHICLCCHSAVCYWGCRSNCLGNLLGEDTTGGIGGTGVGRGNDLRETRCPPEEGLWLDCLWLILALLVFFWDVGTDLLLAADYYTRQDYLWFGLTLFLVLVPSMVVQILSFRWFIQDYSGECLTTWLGTVDCSKGGEREKLTRRGPAEQTWIYPGTDRVRVASVWLWQITIHILQLGQVWRYIRTLYLGIQSHRMKELKEAQRRFYWAMMFEYADVNMLRLLETFLESAPQLVLQLCIMIQQNRAETLQCISSLGSLLSLSWVLASYHKLLRDSRDDQRSLSYRGALLHLLWRLFTISSRVLSLALFASLFHLYFGIFVVLHWCGMALWVVHGGTDFCMSRWEEVLFNMVVGIVYIFCWFNVKEGHTRGRMVAYYSVVLAENTLLTGLWYVYRDHADTDNYAVPALCGVYLSFAGGVLVMLLYYGLLHPSHTHPTPASTCCDELLWGNPLPPSATPTPAHLATPSHSDDVIADSCLPVFQVRSEPPTSRHFEGPLIKIDMPRKRYPAWDAHYVDRRLRRTINLLQYLTPAAAGIRYRDRSLLYELLQYESSL